One window of the Benincasa hispida cultivar B227 chromosome 3, ASM972705v1, whole genome shotgun sequence genome contains the following:
- the LOC120074220 gene encoding E3 ubiquitin-protein ligase RING1-like yields MSCIWKCVWTPAHFEICSSLCSPKCSGLCFRPQPRPPPPLPLPQLPSSTVPPQPHSRSPGRTTLLLLSLITTATLVAAIFLVCLLFKKFREHRNSRNNRRPILFDVRGENLPDNDEEGPVLDHHVWYINTVGLQQSVIDSITMFKYRKNEKLIDGSDCSICLGEFQDDESLRLLPKCSHAFHVPCIDTWLRSHKNCPLCRAPVLSNSAAPNLAPIELITTQPAPIEETQMETEAIEEENREVENNGEVGSSGGENSEILIKGLSRTLSNLTENQNGEAVEDEGQAIRRSVSMDSVSAMAIYQATAKIQIPEEGCSSNGPIVEVKNSSCSRNLPFPKGGVGNQSLYNLVKSISFGRPMQKEGISMKRFSSGRRKLQWARHYRSQSSVLPL; encoded by the coding sequence ATGTCCTGCATATGGAAGTGCGTTTGGACCCCAGctcattttgaaatttgttcttCACTCTGTTCTCCTAAATGTTCCGGTCTCTGTTTTCGCCCACAGCCACGCCCGCCGCCGCCTCTTCCTCTGCCTCAGCTTCCGTCTTCCACCGTCCCCCCCCAACCCCATTCCCGTTCCCCAGGAAGGACGACTTTACTTCTTCTCAGTTTGATCACTACAGCAACTCTGGTCGCCGCCATCTTCCTGGTTTGTCTTCTTTTCAAGAAATTTAGGGAGCATCGTAACTCAAGAAATAATCGCCGCCCGATTCTGTTCGATGTTCGAGGAGAGAATCTGCCCGATAACGATGAAGAAGGACCCGTTCTCGACCACCACGTATGGTACATCAATACCGTCGGTCTTCAGCAATCGGTAATCGATTCAATCACCATGTTCAAGTACAGGAAGAACGAGAAATTAATTGACGGATCAGACTGCTCGATCTGCCTCGGCGAGTTTCAAGATGATGAGAGCCTTCGACTGTTGCCCAAATGCAGCCACGCCTTTCATGTTCCTTGCATCGATACGTGGTTGAGATCGCACAAAAACTGCCCTCTCTGTCGCGCTCCAGTCCTGTCCAATTCCGCCGCCCCAAATTTAGCCCCCATCGAACTGATCACGACCCAGCCGGCGCCGATCGAAGAAACCCAAATGGAAACAGAGGCCATAGAGGAAGAAAACAGAGAAGTTGAAAATAATGGAGAAGTGGGTAGCAGTggtggagaaaattctgaaattCTCATCAAAGGGCTGTCTCGGACTTTAAGCAATTTGACTGAGAATCAAAATGGCGAGGCTGTGGAAGACGAAGGACAGGCAATAAGAAGGTCGGTTTCAATGGATTCAGTTTCTGCAATGGCGATTTATCAAGCCACGGCCAAAATACAAATTCCAGAAGAAGGGTGTTCTTCAAATGGGCCGATAGTGGAAGTGAAGAATTCAAGTTGTTCTAGAAATCTTCCATTTCCAAAGGGGGGAGTTGGAAATCAGAGCTTGTACAATCTGGTGAAGAGCATTTCATTTGGGCGTCCTATGCAGAAAGAGGGGATTTCAATGAAAAGATTCAGTTCGGGAAGAAGGAAGTTACAATGGGCCAGACATTACAGAAGCCAGAGCTCGGTCCTTCCGCTGTGA